A region from the Paraburkholderia youngii genome encodes:
- a CDS encoding ABC transporter ATP-binding protein, translating into MTDMANTIDAAAVPGASAGAASDAAALTHPANVAVRNLTIRLGANTVIENLDLDVLAGEFVVLLGPSGCGKSTLLHSIAGLIDVSDGSIEIAGEDMTWADPKDRRIALVFQSYALYPTMSVERNLSFALRINGTPKAEIARRVARASEMLQLGPLLKRKPSQLSGGQRQRVAIGRAIVREADVFLFDEPLSNLDAKLRTELRRELKQLHHSLGATMIYVTHDQVEAMTLATRMAVMRGGVIQQFGTPAEVYARPNNLFVATFLGSPAMNLLKGMLETRDGVLHFCSGNAQIDVSTYEFTQAPAHGVPCVLGVRAEDVHITAGGSERGKVSLMEPMGNHRVIWLDYHGEQIASIDQTKAPIAEDDAVAFSFDAAHVSLFDEASGARL; encoded by the coding sequence ATGACAGACATGGCTAATACGATCGATGCGGCCGCCGTGCCGGGTGCAAGCGCGGGCGCTGCCTCCGACGCCGCGGCGCTCACGCATCCGGCCAATGTGGCGGTCCGCAATCTGACGATTCGGCTCGGCGCGAACACGGTGATCGAGAACCTCGATCTCGACGTGCTCGCCGGCGAGTTCGTCGTGCTGCTGGGGCCGTCGGGCTGCGGCAAGTCCACGCTGCTGCACAGCATCGCCGGATTGATCGACGTCAGCGACGGCAGCATCGAGATCGCCGGCGAGGACATGACGTGGGCCGATCCGAAAGATCGCCGCATCGCGCTGGTGTTCCAGTCGTACGCGCTCTATCCGACCATGAGCGTCGAGCGCAACCTGTCGTTCGCGCTGCGCATCAACGGCACGCCGAAGGCGGAAATCGCAAGGCGTGTCGCACGCGCGTCGGAGATGCTGCAACTGGGGCCGCTGCTCAAGCGCAAGCCGTCGCAGCTGTCGGGCGGACAGCGGCAGCGCGTCGCGATCGGCCGCGCGATCGTGCGCGAAGCCGATGTGTTCCTGTTCGACGAACCGCTGTCGAACCTCGACGCGAAGCTGCGCACCGAGCTGCGCCGTGAGCTGAAGCAACTGCACCACAGCCTCGGCGCGACGATGATCTATGTGACGCACGACCAGGTCGAGGCGATGACGCTCGCGACACGGATGGCCGTGATGCGCGGCGGCGTGATCCAGCAGTTCGGCACGCCGGCCGAGGTCTATGCGCGGCCGAACAACCTGTTCGTCGCGACCTTCCTCGGCTCGCCGGCGATGAATCTGCTGAAGGGCATGCTCGAAACGCGCGACGGCGTGCTCCACTTCTGCTCCGGGAATGCGCAGATCGACGTGTCGACATACGAATTCACGCAGGCACCCGCGCACGGTGTGCCGTGCGTACTCGGTGTGCGCGCCGAAGACGTGCATATCACGGCAGGCGGCAGCGAGCGCGGAAAAGTTTCGCTGATGGAGCCGATGGGCAACCACCGCGTGATCTGGCTCGACTATCATGGCGAACAGATCGCGTCGATCGATCAAACAAAAGCGCCGATTGCGGAGGATGACGCCGTGGCGTTCTCGTTCGACGCCGCGCATGTCTCGCTATTCGACGAAGCGAGCGGCGCGCGCTTATAA
- a CDS encoding ester cyclase — MSEFNLSKLYRGYIACLNTQDWSKLRDFVGEEVKYNGQRIGLPGYREMLERDFREIPDLHFEIQMLVCEPPHIASRLHFDCTPIGMFLGLPVQGKRVEFCENVFYEFGDGKIQQVWSVIDKAAIESQL, encoded by the coding sequence ATGAGCGAATTCAATCTGTCGAAACTCTACCGCGGCTATATCGCCTGTCTGAACACGCAGGACTGGTCAAAGCTGCGGGACTTCGTTGGTGAAGAGGTGAAGTACAACGGACAACGAATCGGTTTGCCCGGCTATCGCGAGATGCTGGAAAGAGATTTCCGCGAAATTCCGGACCTGCACTTCGAGATTCAGATGCTGGTTTGCGAGCCGCCGCATATCGCAAGCCGATTGCATTTCGATTGCACGCCCATCGGCATGTTTCTCGGGCTTCCCGTGCAAGGCAAACGCGTCGAGTTCTGCGAGAACGTCTTCTACGAGTTCGGTGACGGCAAGATCCAGCAAGTCTGGTCGGTCATCGACAAAGCCGCGATCGAGAGTCAGTTGTAG
- a CDS encoding LacI family DNA-binding transcriptional regulator, whose translation MENRVATLKDVAQLAGVGMSTASRAISGKGPISADAAARVKAAIEALNFRPSSIGRAMATQQLGIIGIFVPTFFGPYYGTILKQTDTELRAVGRHVVVATGCGEVSPREQAIEAVRFLIGRDCDGVVVISHDLHDEDLIMLHGMHPKMVFLNRAFEQLPEASFSADHRRGGELAARTLLDHGHRDIAVISGPATASDNVMRIDGFFAELARAGIARDDVLLIESDFSPEGGYAAAQKLLETQRRVTGLFCANDTMAVAVLARFHQAGISVPNDISVISYDDDYSAAYAAPGLTSVHIPTGDLTQNAVRWLINQCYGTTWEIFREFPVSVTMRESVGPAPMQKKITRGATR comes from the coding sequence ATGGAGAACCGCGTGGCAACACTCAAGGACGTCGCGCAACTGGCCGGCGTCGGCATGTCGACCGCCTCACGAGCGATTTCCGGCAAGGGACCGATTTCCGCCGATGCCGCGGCGCGCGTGAAGGCGGCGATCGAGGCGCTGAACTTCCGCCCGTCGTCGATCGGCCGGGCAATGGCGACGCAGCAGCTAGGCATCATAGGCATCTTCGTGCCGACCTTCTTTGGTCCGTACTACGGCACGATCCTGAAGCAGACCGACACCGAGTTGCGCGCGGTCGGCCGGCATGTCGTGGTCGCGACCGGTTGCGGCGAGGTGTCGCCGCGCGAGCAGGCAATCGAGGCAGTGCGCTTTCTGATCGGCCGCGATTGCGATGGCGTGGTCGTGATCAGCCACGATCTGCACGACGAAGACCTGATCATGCTGCATGGCATGCATCCGAAGATGGTGTTCCTGAATCGCGCGTTCGAGCAGTTGCCGGAAGCGTCGTTCAGCGCGGATCATCGGCGCGGCGGCGAACTCGCGGCGCGCACGCTGCTCGATCACGGGCATCGCGACATCGCGGTGATTTCCGGGCCCGCTACCGCGTCGGACAACGTGATGCGGATCGACGGCTTTTTCGCCGAACTCGCGCGAGCAGGCATTGCGCGCGACGACGTCCTGCTGATCGAATCCGACTTCTCGCCCGAAGGCGGCTACGCGGCCGCGCAGAAGCTGCTCGAGACGCAGCGGCGCGTGACCGGCCTGTTCTGCGCGAACGACACGATGGCTGTGGCCGTGCTCGCGCGTTTTCACCAGGCGGGCATTTCGGTGCCGAACGACATTTCCGTGATCAGCTACGACGACGACTACTCGGCCGCGTACGCGGCGCCCGGGCTCACGTCGGTGCATATTCCGACCGGAGACCTGACGCAAAACGCGGTGCGCTGGCTGATCAACCAGTGTTACGGCACCACGTGGGAGATCTTCCGCGAGTTTCCGGTCAGCGTGACGATGCGCGAATCGGTCGGGCCAGCGCCGATGCAGAAGAAAATTACGCGTGGCGCAACCCGGTAG
- a CDS encoding ABC transporter substrate-binding protein: MNSNRMVLRGVVAALALYGVVAHAEPLKANVIHWWTSGGESAAIRQFAVAYDKAGGQWVDNAVAGGDQARATAINRIVGGDPPTAAQFNTSKQFHDLIDQGLLNNVDDVAAKENWNGIFPQSILDSIRVKGHFYAAPVDIHMPAWFFYSKPVFQKAGIASEPKSYDEFIADLGKLKSAGVIPLAFGGQPWQEKITFDAVLADVGGPDLYLKVYRDHDQNAVNSEAFKKVLVSFKKLHDFVDPGSPGRNWNDATALVTSGKAGIQIMGDWAKGEFVAANQTAGKDFGCFPGFGPRSPYLVAGDVFVFPKTDSASAIKAQNLLATVMTSPTAQVAFSAKKGSIPIRGDVDESSLDICAKEGIAIMKDKSRQLPNPEMLLSPDTQGALTDVVTNFWNKNESVDDAQKAFASALKG, translated from the coding sequence ATGAACAGCAACAGAATGGTCTTGCGAGGCGTAGTTGCGGCACTGGCGCTGTATGGCGTCGTCGCGCACGCGGAGCCGCTCAAGGCTAACGTGATTCACTGGTGGACCTCGGGCGGCGAGTCGGCCGCAATTCGTCAGTTTGCCGTCGCGTACGACAAGGCCGGCGGCCAATGGGTCGACAACGCGGTCGCCGGCGGGGACCAGGCGCGCGCCACCGCGATCAACCGCATCGTCGGCGGCGATCCACCCACAGCCGCACAGTTCAATACGTCAAAGCAGTTCCATGATCTGATCGATCAGGGACTCCTGAATAACGTCGACGACGTCGCCGCGAAAGAAAACTGGAACGGCATTTTTCCGCAATCGATTCTCGACAGCATCCGCGTGAAGGGCCATTTCTACGCGGCGCCGGTCGACATCCATATGCCGGCGTGGTTCTTCTACTCGAAGCCGGTGTTCCAGAAAGCGGGCATCGCGAGCGAGCCCAAAAGCTACGACGAATTCATCGCCGATCTCGGCAAGCTGAAGAGCGCGGGCGTGATTCCGCTCGCGTTCGGCGGCCAGCCGTGGCAGGAGAAGATCACGTTCGACGCGGTGCTCGCCGATGTGGGCGGCCCGGACCTGTATCTGAAGGTCTATCGCGATCACGATCAGAACGCGGTGAATTCCGAGGCGTTCAAGAAGGTGCTCGTGTCGTTCAAGAAGCTGCACGATTTCGTCGACCCGGGCTCGCCTGGCCGCAACTGGAACGACGCGACCGCGCTCGTGACTTCGGGCAAGGCCGGCATTCAGATCATGGGCGACTGGGCAAAGGGCGAGTTCGTCGCGGCGAATCAGACCGCGGGCAAGGACTTCGGCTGCTTCCCGGGCTTCGGTCCGCGTTCGCCGTACCTGGTTGCGGGCGACGTGTTCGTGTTCCCGAAGACCGACAGCGCGTCGGCGATCAAGGCGCAGAATCTGCTCGCCACGGTGATGACCTCACCGACCGCGCAGGTGGCGTTCAGCGCGAAGAAGGGCTCGATTCCGATTCGGGGTGACGTGGATGAAAGCAGCCTCGACATCTGCGCGAAGGAGGGCATCGCGATCATGAAGGACAAGTCGCGCCAGTTGCCGAACCCGGAAATGCTGCTGTCGCCCGATACGCAGGGTGCGCTGACTGACGTCGTGACGAACTTCTGGAACAAGAACGAGTCCGTCGACGACGCGCAGAAAGCGTTCGCCAGCGCACTGAAGGGCTAG
- a CDS encoding DUF1479 domain-containing protein, with product MALQIDDLPAASRQAKRELRAMLPNYREVFADVAAAMTKEAERIATLRERGEPVIPEIQFADIVANRVTDEQIALVKARGACVIRRVFDRSLVEQWDQDIAEYVERNDLDAKLLNRAEDKYFGQLASSKPQIYGVYWSKPQVLARQSSALTQARVFLNRLWRTESEGRVHFDPNHVPVYADRLRRRPPGSESLGLSAHCDGGSVERWIEPNFRNVYRHVFSGHWRDYDPFDAAWRTEVEEIASPAVCSMFRTFQGWTALTPQGPGDGTLQLVPMANSMVYILLRALQDDVAEDDLCGAMPGRALSIKSEYHAPLFHALSSIPLMQAGDTVFWHSDVIHAVEDEHRGNGYSNVMYIASLPACAKNDAYLKRQLPSFLEGRSAPDFPADNFEVDFVGRATADDLTELGRAQMGFDS from the coding sequence ATGGCCTTGCAAATCGACGATCTGCCGGCAGCCAGCCGTCAAGCGAAGCGCGAACTGCGCGCAATGCTGCCGAACTACCGTGAAGTGTTCGCCGACGTCGCAGCGGCGATGACGAAGGAGGCCGAGCGAATCGCAACGCTGCGTGAGCGCGGCGAGCCGGTGATTCCGGAAATCCAGTTCGCCGACATCGTCGCGAACCGCGTCACCGACGAGCAGATCGCGCTCGTCAAAGCTCGCGGCGCCTGCGTGATCCGCAGGGTGTTCGACCGGTCGCTCGTCGAGCAATGGGATCAGGACATCGCGGAATACGTCGAGCGCAACGACCTCGACGCCAAGCTGCTGAATCGCGCGGAAGACAAGTACTTCGGCCAGCTCGCTTCGAGCAAGCCGCAAATCTACGGCGTGTACTGGTCGAAGCCGCAGGTGCTCGCGCGCCAGTCGAGCGCGCTCACCCAGGCCCGCGTGTTCCTGAACCGGCTGTGGCGCACCGAGAGCGAAGGGCGCGTGCATTTCGATCCGAACCATGTGCCGGTGTATGCGGACCGCCTGCGTCGCCGGCCGCCCGGATCGGAATCGCTCGGATTGTCCGCCCATTGCGACGGTGGTTCGGTCGAGCGCTGGATCGAGCCGAATTTCCGCAATGTCTATCGCCATGTGTTCTCTGGCCACTGGCGCGACTACGATCCGTTCGATGCCGCGTGGCGCACCGAAGTCGAGGAGATCGCTTCGCCGGCCGTCTGTTCGATGTTCCGCACGTTCCAGGGCTGGACCGCGCTGACGCCGCAAGGTCCGGGCGACGGCACACTGCAATTGGTGCCGATGGCGAACTCGATGGTCTACATCCTGTTGCGCGCGCTTCAGGATGATGTTGCCGAAGACGATCTGTGCGGAGCGATGCCGGGGCGCGCGCTGTCGATCAAGTCCGAGTATCACGCGCCGCTGTTTCATGCGCTGTCGTCGATTCCGTTGATGCAGGCGGGCGACACCGTGTTCTGGCATAGCGACGTCATTCACGCGGTCGAGGACGAGCATCGCGGCAACGGTTATAGCAACGTGATGTATATCGCTTCGCTGCCGGCCTGCGCGAAAAACGATGCGTACCTGAAGCGGCAACTGCCGAGCTTTCTCGAAGGCAGGAGCGCGCCGGATTTTCCGGCCGATAACTTCGAAGTCGATTTCGTCGGCCGCGCGACGGCGGACGATCTCACCGAGCTTGGCCGTGCGCAGATGGGCTTCGATTCGTGA
- a CDS encoding GH1 family beta-glucosidase has product MVNNASAVVDAEQPSAHGDPHSDPFTPPADSSLWRQDFLLGAATASYQIEGAVNEDGRLPSIWDTFSATPGKVLAGDTGAVACDHYHRWEQDVDLLAGLGLEAYRLSTAWPRVMDENGAPNHKGLDFYKRLLGRLKEKNITTFVTLYHWDLPQHLEDRGGWLNRETAYRFVDYADLMSRELHGFVDAWATLNEPWCSAYLGYGNGHHAPGLSNLRFAAQAMHHLLLAHGLAIPVLRANDPRSHKGIVANVGRGTPNSDSAADRRAAELFEVQHNAWILDPLFKGEYPQDLVELWPGSEPLVLEGDLQTINTPLDFLGINYYFRTNVASDGGHGFKDVPLADVERTQMGWEVYPEGLRDLLTGFKDTYANLPPIYITENGMASDDKVIDGRVEDTQRISFLKRHLAAVDQAIKAGVDVRGYFLWSLMDNFEWAFGYERRFGIVHVDYQTQKRTIKRSAELVSKFLEDRKAQAQ; this is encoded by the coding sequence GTGGTAAACAACGCATCCGCAGTCGTCGACGCCGAACAACCAAGCGCTCACGGCGACCCGCATTCCGATCCATTCACACCGCCCGCCGATTCGTCGCTATGGCGCCAGGATTTCCTGCTCGGCGCGGCCACCGCGTCGTATCAGATCGAAGGCGCGGTCAATGAAGACGGCCGCCTGCCGTCGATCTGGGACACGTTCTCGGCCACACCGGGCAAGGTGCTCGCGGGGGACACCGGCGCCGTCGCATGCGATCACTATCATCGCTGGGAACAGGACGTCGATCTGCTCGCGGGCCTCGGCCTCGAAGCGTACCGGCTGTCGACCGCATGGCCGCGTGTGATGGACGAAAACGGCGCGCCGAACCACAAGGGACTCGACTTCTACAAGCGCCTGCTCGGGCGGCTAAAAGAGAAGAACATCACGACTTTCGTCACGCTGTATCACTGGGATCTGCCTCAGCATCTCGAAGATCGCGGCGGCTGGCTCAATCGCGAAACCGCGTACCGTTTCGTCGATTACGCGGATCTGATGAGCCGCGAACTGCACGGCTTCGTCGATGCGTGGGCGACGCTCAACGAACCGTGGTGTTCGGCGTATCTCGGCTACGGCAACGGTCATCACGCACCGGGACTCTCGAACCTGCGTTTCGCCGCGCAGGCCATGCATCATCTGCTGCTCGCGCACGGTCTCGCGATTCCGGTGCTGCGCGCGAACGATCCGCGTTCGCACAAGGGCATCGTCGCGAACGTCGGGCGCGGCACGCCGAATAGCGACAGCGCCGCCGACCGTCGCGCGGCCGAACTGTTCGAAGTTCAGCACAACGCGTGGATTCTCGATCCGCTGTTCAAGGGCGAGTATCCGCAGGACCTGGTCGAGCTGTGGCCGGGCAGCGAGCCGCTGGTGCTCGAAGGTGATCTGCAGACGATCAATACGCCGCTCGATTTCCTCGGCATCAACTATTATTTCCGCACCAACGTGGCGAGCGACGGCGGTCATGGATTCAAGGACGTGCCGCTTGCAGATGTCGAGCGTACGCAGATGGGATGGGAGGTTTACCCCGAGGGTCTTCGCGATCTGCTGACCGGCTTCAAGGACACCTATGCCAATCTGCCGCCGATCTACATCACCGAGAACGGCATGGCATCGGACGACAAGGTCATCGACGGCCGCGTCGAGGACACGCAGCGCATCTCGTTCCTGAAGCGCCATCTCGCCGCGGTCGATCAGGCGATCAAGGCGGGCGTCGACGTGCGCGGCTATTTCCTGTGGTCGCTGATGGACAACTTCGAGTGGGCTTTCGGCTATGAGCGGCGCTTCGGCATCGTGCACGTCGACTACCAGACGCAGAAGCGCACGATTAAACGCAGCGCGGAGCTGGTGTCGAAATTCCTCGAAGATCGCAAGGCGCAGGCGCAATAA
- a CDS encoding carbohydrate ABC transporter permease yields the protein MHALKLPAEGSNPPGKSQPRPRNKPLNRRFSIAVWLALLPMLLTVVFTYLGTMVWTARVSFSNSHTFPSNDFAGLTQYVRLFHNDRWLMSLQNIVIYGACFIVACMVIGLLLAIFIDQRVVAEGALRTVFLYPYAMSFVATGLVWQWILNPSLGAQQVLRNLGFPHARFDWIVDQDWVIYTIVIATVWQASGLVMALLLAGLRGIDEELWKAARIDGIPRWRVYASIVVPMLGPSISTAFVLLFVMVVKLYDAVVAMTQGGPGTASEVPAKFIMDYLFGRANIGLASAASIVLLATVLAVLAPFFYARSRAALRGERG from the coding sequence ATGCACGCGCTCAAGCTGCCAGCCGAGGGTTCGAACCCACCGGGCAAGTCGCAACCCAGGCCGCGAAACAAGCCGCTGAACCGGCGGTTTTCGATCGCGGTCTGGCTGGCCTTGCTGCCGATGCTCCTGACCGTCGTGTTCACGTATCTGGGCACGATGGTCTGGACCGCACGCGTGTCGTTCAGCAATTCGCACACGTTTCCGTCGAACGACTTCGCGGGCCTCACGCAGTACGTACGGCTGTTCCACAACGACCGCTGGCTGATGTCGCTGCAGAACATCGTGATCTATGGCGCGTGCTTCATCGTCGCGTGCATGGTGATCGGTTTGCTGCTGGCGATCTTCATCGATCAACGGGTGGTTGCGGAAGGCGCGTTGCGCACGGTGTTTCTGTATCCGTACGCGATGTCGTTCGTTGCGACCGGGCTCGTGTGGCAGTGGATTCTGAATCCCTCGCTCGGGGCGCAGCAGGTGCTGCGCAACCTCGGCTTCCCGCATGCGCGCTTCGACTGGATCGTCGATCAGGACTGGGTCATCTACACGATCGTGATCGCGACCGTCTGGCAGGCTTCGGGCCTCGTGATGGCGCTGCTGCTCGCGGGCTTGCGCGGCATCGACGAAGAGTTGTGGAAAGCCGCGCGCATCGACGGCATTCCACGCTGGCGCGTGTATGCGAGCATCGTGGTGCCGATGCTCGGACCGTCGATCTCGACCGCGTTCGTGTTGCTGTTCGTGATGGTCGTGAAGCTGTACGACGCTGTCGTCGCGATGACCCAGGGCGGCCCCGGCACCGCCAGCGAAGTGCCGGCCAAATTCATCATGGACTATCTGTTCGGACGCGCGAATATCGGCCTTGCGTCGGCAGCATCGATTGTGCTGCTCGCGACGGTGCTCGCGGTTCTCGCGCCATTCTTCTATGCACGCAGCCGTGCGGCGCTGCGCGGGGAGAGAGGATGA
- a CDS encoding helix-turn-helix domain-containing protein yields MKAAFEHVDFGRDCSVRVYHRRLPRIPFEWHHHPEYELTLTMNSQGKRYIGDSVATYGADDLVLVPPNLPHTWASNRSIDAAHPQVAIVVWFDGAWLRRLADVCPEYNSLCDLLRRAACGLAFEEGAGTRMREHLDRLLSDKPRERLQAALDVLDLLSTLPATPLASPSAFAARTGAATGHESDQLNRALALIETQFAHPLRLSALAKASGLSERSLTRHFTQHLGESVGRYVTRVRIGHACRMLTDTQAPISVIATRSGFANVANFNRQFKAAKAMTPVEFRHQFAGARRAGQPMSPQLTERSPSLQRRKNVRPPCRTKV; encoded by the coding sequence ATGAAAGCCGCTTTCGAACATGTGGATTTTGGCCGGGACTGTTCGGTCAGGGTTTATCACCGCCGGCTGCCCCGCATCCCTTTCGAATGGCACCACCATCCCGAGTACGAGCTGACGTTGACGATGAACAGTCAGGGCAAGCGGTACATCGGCGACTCGGTCGCGACCTACGGCGCGGACGATCTGGTGCTGGTGCCGCCGAATCTGCCGCACACCTGGGCCTCGAACCGCTCGATCGACGCGGCGCACCCGCAGGTCGCGATCGTCGTCTGGTTCGACGGCGCGTGGTTGCGGCGACTCGCCGATGTCTGCCCCGAATACAACAGCCTCTGCGACCTGTTGCGCAGAGCGGCCTGCGGCCTCGCATTCGAAGAGGGTGCCGGCACGCGCATGCGCGAGCACCTGGACCGCCTGCTGTCCGACAAACCGCGCGAACGCTTGCAGGCGGCGCTCGACGTGCTGGATCTGCTGTCGACGCTTCCCGCCACGCCGCTCGCATCCCCAAGCGCATTCGCTGCGCGGACCGGCGCAGCCACTGGCCACGAATCCGATCAGCTCAATCGCGCGCTCGCATTGATCGAGACACAGTTCGCGCATCCGCTGCGGCTTTCCGCGCTTGCCAAGGCGTCGGGGCTGTCCGAGCGCTCTTTGACGCGGCATTTCACGCAGCATCTTGGCGAGAGCGTCGGGCGCTACGTGACGCGTGTGCGAATCGGCCACGCGTGCCGGATGTTGACGGACACGCAAGCGCCGATTTCCGTCATTGCGACACGCTCCGGGTTTGCAAACGTGGCGAATTTCAACCGGCAATTCAAAGCCGCCAAGGCCATGACACCGGTTGAATTCAGGCACCAGTTCGCAGGCGCGCGGCGTGCCGGGCAACCGATGTCGCCGCAACTCACCGAGCGCTCGCCTTCTCTCCAGAGGCGGAAAAACGTGCGGCCGCCGTGTAGGACTAAGGTCTGA
- a CDS encoding carbohydrate ABC transporter permease: MNTLDSTLKGGLPQRARTRPRRSVFSPARLGIYAFLLTAAVFFLLPLYVMLVTSVKPMSEIRLGNLLGFPMHFTLDAWVAAWQSACTGLDCNGIRVGFWNSVRIVAPSTVLSIMVGAVNGYALSFWRPRGAGLLFGVLLVGAFIPVQVMIYPLVRVLASVHLFSSLPGIVLIHTMFGMPVMTLLFRNYYASIPQELFKAARIDGGSFWRIFFQLMLPMSTPIIVVALIMQVTNIWNDYILGLVFAGTKNLPMTVQLNNIINTTTGERLYNVNMAATILTSMVPLAVYFISGRWFVRGIASGAVKG; the protein is encoded by the coding sequence ATGAACACGCTCGATTCCACGCTCAAAGGCGGCCTGCCGCAGCGCGCGCGCACGCGGCCTCGCCGTTCGGTGTTCTCGCCGGCGCGCCTCGGCATCTACGCGTTCCTGCTGACCGCCGCGGTGTTTTTTCTGTTGCCGCTCTACGTGATGCTGGTCACGTCGGTCAAACCGATGAGCGAAATCCGCCTCGGCAATCTGCTTGGGTTTCCGATGCATTTCACGCTGGACGCGTGGGTTGCCGCATGGCAGTCGGCCTGTACCGGGCTCGATTGCAACGGCATTCGGGTCGGCTTCTGGAACTCGGTGCGCATCGTCGCGCCGAGCACGGTGCTGTCGATCATGGTCGGCGCGGTGAACGGCTACGCGCTGTCGTTCTGGCGGCCGCGCGGCGCGGGCCTGCTGTTCGGCGTGCTGCTGGTCGGCGCGTTCATTCCGGTGCAGGTGATGATCTATCCGCTCGTGCGGGTGCTCGCGAGCGTGCATCTGTTCAGCTCGCTGCCCGGCATCGTGCTGATTCACACGATGTTCGGCATGCCGGTGATGACGCTGCTGTTCCGCAACTACTACGCGTCGATTCCGCAGGAGCTGTTCAAGGCCGCGCGCATCGACGGCGGCAGTTTCTGGCGCATCTTCTTTCAGCTGATGCTGCCGATGTCGACACCGATCATCGTCGTCGCGCTGATCATGCAGGTCACGAACATCTGGAACGACTACATTCTGGGTCTCGTGTTCGCCGGCACGAAGAATCTGCCGATGACGGTGCAACTGAACAACATCATCAACACGACGACCGGTGAGCGGCTCTACAACGTCAATATGGCGGCGACCATTCTGACGTCGATGGTGCCGCTCGCGGTTTATTTCATCTCGGGCCGCTGGTTCGTGCGCGGCATTGCGTCGGGCGCCGTCAAGGGGTAA